In the Plectropomus leopardus isolate mb chromosome 5, YSFRI_Pleo_2.0, whole genome shotgun sequence genome, one interval contains:
- the sytl2b gene encoding synaptotagmin-like protein 2 isoform X2, with product MDPAGGCSILACFNTCPLRGGTMIDLSHLTEEEQGMIMTVLRRDAELKKAEEERIRRLEKLLDNGSQSDAELKYLTGEWFYEAKSRRHMDKIHGSEIILASMKQRKAGLDGSLRMERSKTPSSQGSDGVPPPKPARCFEGLQPQKINDAEKENLNSTVRSPRTPRHNPFNRASLIVVEPPENVDDTPISRDQESSVTEPISPLKIQPAEASQTSGGSVTSEGSSVGFRPVPKKRTFLSRQTSCQLESTHLVLDTQGGSVGIVPAPRRSLQRGSSESSNQSCLKGQDEMSQKSDVSYQVSQSAQPSKPLDEISQQPLCDVSQVSSNSSVERERNLASITRDRPATYTRSDASTDREIPQKNNARDDWTQREYEASNTVVLQTGSIQDSDGGNNSSVGGATRQEELSLPQSTVDPEPPVSYDLNFIDMSDQQVPKKSSQKHAFQLSTQSTSPTGDEDSIAKVLDWFNRSTDSLEDDGPKVTKSSVKHTEISRGEDSLRQDVGDIISDRKNETLEMRRNPLQRQTTEALESRATDRTGNREVIETQEDGSKDNRERMRPAEVKDNTDESQPPQISHLMSFWEKSNPGPKILISKSNTPGDKGRKPVHLSAEKDEKRVNKPYKAPDMPSVPGIYNEKGIYYTDQKNNGDDAQLNNNQEVDSLVMNTYDPKYNSDYLKSAARQIADRRESDTEILCVSPQPKTPINLPQPDSISQSRETTLQDELSRIVPVSQLEMDLDSDKFCSSKNTPYMDYKKGNIQVTSRAQISSEDVKTRDSEDKNVQSSMSPKRKEDKDRLNSPRSNRQSISHQESTAEKIKQLKSFWEQEGNKPTFYTGKPKALGDGRVARGSNQAKLNKRYTKSEFDLTSVGNDYDSDEDPSARNHPNFTVLPLNQRIEKSSPNLGTSRAQFNTLREFWGDATSDNKGPFPFDKPKSPKRKEPIKSQLSSQELKCGDPEISETTRPALMRSSPPLPNRSKLPHDRQPGSRAMNGGKNNLSHYTTAESKRSSKDSNKEEKSTKVVSSPGREIRSPKSRKDSFSNSSSRGSSMRRATSMFALSVPDNEELIIDVSPVHSHSRKQRQNAEKGASPKRSQEDTETLTPRARACVPRDYRHYLGMTDDSSVHTSLAPAVKDEGPERKSGYEFDVSMPMRTSTPVSSEERYTRRGGKTSQRPLWTNYSSSDAGQESSVSSTSDTRPTSRNSSTREYDHEDLDLVRKALRRAEARPKSLAKSVEDITASLSPRQERRQDPTDESRRISDVSSIPSYSSSLYSDLEQLKKMSKSVPSFLQEEDLGRDSDSIYEDSDLHGRLTMSSSLSNLTSSSGMATSSSLSGSVMTMYSGDFGNVDVQGNIQFSINYIHKLREFHIFVAELHDLAAVDPKRGRSDPYVKSYLVPDKANLGKRKTSVKKKTLNPTFNEILRYRVRMEYLRTQTLILSVWHHDTFGRNSFLGEVDVDLSKWDFDHTQMNYLALKARTAPTLEPSHGRGEMRLALRFLPQIIHSEGTIKGLPNTGEVHIWVKECKNLPLIRAAIDPYVKCFVLPDTSRRSRQKTRVLRRTVDPAFNHTMVYDGIREADLLEACVELTVWDRDRLASNLLGGLRLGAGTGKSYGAPVDWMDSTPYEAALWERMMTTPNEWVEDVLPLRVLSSAKTTFK from the exons ATGGATCCAGCCGGTGGCTGCTCCATACTTGCTTGTTTCAACACCTGCCCGCTGAGAGGAGGAACCATGATCGACCTGAGCCACCTGacggaggaggagcaggggatgATAATGACGGTGCTGAGGAGGGACGCCGAACTGAAGaaggctgaggaggagagaatCAG GAGACTGGAGAAACTACTGGATAACGGCTCGCAGTCGGACGCTGAGCTGAAGTACCTGACTGGAGAGTGGTTTTACGAGGCCAAGTCTCGCAGACACATGGACAAGATCCACGGCTCAGAGATCATCCTGGCCTCCATGAAACAGAGGAAAGCTGGTCTAG ACGGTTCTCTCAGAATGGAACGATCTAAAACACCCAGCAGTCAAGGTTCAGATGGTGTCCCTCCGCCGAAACCTGCCAGATGTTTTGAAGGACTACAGCCACAGAAAATCAA CgatgcagaaaaagaaaatctaaattcAACGGTCCGCTCTCCAAGAACG CCGAGGCACAACCCTTTCAACCGCGCTTCCCTTATTGTTGTTGAGCCACCTGAAAATGTTGATGACACGCCAATCAGCCGAGACCAGGAGTCATCTGTGACAG AGCCCATATCTCCACTGAAGATCCAACCAGCAGAGGCGAGTCAGACTTCAGGGGGCTCTGTCACATCAGAGGGCTCCTCTGTAGGTTTCAGACCAGTGCCAAAGAAGAGGACATTTCTCTCAAGACAAACGTCTTGTCAGTTAGAAAGCACCCACCTGGTGTTAGACACTCAGGGAGGGTCAGTGGGGATTGTTCCCGCCCCAAGACGGAGCCTCCAGCGAGGGTCCAGTGAGAGCTCTAACCAGTCCTGCCTGAAGGGCCAAgatgaaatgtctcaaaaaagtgatgtttcttATCAAGTATCTCAGTCTGCTCAGCCATCCAAACCTCTAGATGAAATCTCCCAGCAGCCACTTTGTGATGTATCTCAGGTTTCGTCTAATTCCAGtgtggagagagaaaggaacCTAGCTTCTATAACAAGAGACCG ACCAGCCACATACACGAGGAGTGATGCgtcaacagacagagagatcCCACAGAAGAACAATGCACGAGATGATTGGACACAAAGAGAATATGAGGCGTCGAACACTGTCGTTCTGCAAACCGGCAGCATTCAGGATTCAGACGGAGGAAACAACAGCAGCGTAGGAGGAGCAACGAGGCAGGAAGAGCTGAGTTTACCCCAAAGCACTGTGG ATCCAGAACCACCAGTATCTTATGATCTCAACTTCATTGATATGTCTGATCAGCAAGTGCCGAAGAAATCAAGTCAGAAACACGCGTTTCAATTATCCACGCAGTCCACCAGTCCCACTGGTGATGAGGACTCCATTGCCAAGGTGCTGGACTGGTTCAACCGCAGCACAGACAGCCTTGAAGATGATGGTCCAAAGGTCACAAAGAGCTCTGTTAAACATACAGAAATCAGCAGAGGTGAAGATTCATTACGACAGGATGTTGGGGATATAATAAGTGATAGAAAGAATGAAACTCTTGAAATGAGGAGAAATCCCTTACAAAGACAGACCACTGAGGCTTTGGAGTCAAGAGCAACAGACAGAACAGGCAACAGGGAAGTGATCGAAACACAAGAAGACGGTAGCAAGGATAACAGAGAAAGAATGCGGCCAGCAGAAGTTAAAGATAATACGGATGAAAGCCAACCACCCCAAATCTCTCATCTGATGTCATTCTGGGAGAAAAGCAATCCAGGACCTAAAATTCTTATCagcaaatcaaacacacctggCGACAAAGGACGAAAACCTGTTCATCTCTCAGCAGAGAAAGACGAGAAGAGAGTGAACAAACCTTACAAAGCACCTGATATGCCCTCTGTGCCCGGAATATACAATGAGAAGGGAATTTATTATACGgaccaaaaaaataatgggGACGATGCACAGTTAAATAATAACCAAGAGGTAGACAGTCTGGTTATGAATACTTATGACCCAAAATACAACtcagattatttaaaatcagCAGCCAGACAGATAGCTGACAGAAGAGAATCAGACACAGAGATTTTATGTGTAAGTCCACAGCCTAAAACACCAATCAACCTTCCACAACCTGACAGTATTTCCCAATCAAGAGAAACCACACTGCAAGACGAACTGTCCAGAATTGTTCCTGTATCTCAGCTGGAGATGGATCTGGACTCTGATAAGTTCTGTTCATCCAAAAATACCCCCTACATGGACTACAAGAAAGGCAATATACAAGTCACCTCCAGAGCACAAATTTCAAGTGAAGATGTAAAGACGAGGGACAGTGAGGATAAAAATGTGCAATCAAGCATGTCTCCTAAACGAAAGGAGGATAAAGACAGACTAAATAGTCCTCGCTCAAACAGACAGAGCATATCGCATCAAGAAAGTACTGCAGAGAAGATAAAGCAGCTCAAATCTTTCTGGGAGCAGGAGGGGAACAAGCCTACATTTTACACTGGGAAACCTAAAGCTCTTGGGGATGGTAGAGTCGCTCGTGGTTCAAATCAGGCAAAACTGAATAAAAGATACACAAAGTCGGAGTTTGATCTGACGTCAGTTGGAAACGATTATGACAGTGATGAGGACCCCTCGGCAAGAAATCATCCTAACTTTACTGTTCTTCCTTTGAATCAGAGAATAGAAAAGTCGTCCCCTAATCTGGGCACGAGCCGAGCACAATTTAATACTCTGCGTGAGTTTTGGGGTGATGCAACATCAGATAACAAGGGACCATTTCCCTTTGACAAACCCAAAAGTCCAAAGAGGAAAGAGCCGATAAAATCTCAGCTTTCATCTCAGGAGTTAAAGTGTGGTGACCCAGAGATATCAGAGACAACACGACCAGCTCTCATGAGGTCATCTCCACCTCTTCCGAATCGATCAAAGCTGCCTCATGATAGACAACCGGGGTCAAGAGCAATGAATGGCGGCAAAAACAATCTGTCTCATTATACGACAGCTGAGTCCAAAAGGAGCTCTAAAGACTCAAATAAAGAGGAGAAATCCACAAAAGTAGTAAGCAGCCCTGGAAGAGAGATTCGTTCTCCAAAGAGCAGAAAAGACAGCTTTAGCAATTCGAGTAGTCGTGGAAGTTCCATGCGTCGTGCCACTAGCATGTTCGCTCTGAGCGTTCCTGACAATGAAGAGCTTATAATCGATGTAAGCCCCGTCCACTCCCACAGCAGAAAGCAGAGGCAGAATGCAGAGAAAGGCGCCTCGCCAAAAAGATCACAAGAGGATACTGAGACTCTGACACCACGTGCACGGGCATGTGTGCCAAGAGACTACCGGCATTACCTGGGCATGACAGATGACAGCAGCGTCCACACCTCCCTCGCCCCAGCTGTGAAGGATGAGGGGCCAGAAAGGAAGTCTGGGTATGAGTTTGACGTGAGCATGCCGATGAGGACCAGCACTCCAGTGAGCTCCGAGGAGCGATACACCAGGAGGGGCGGCAAGACAAGCCAGCGCCCTCTGTGGACAAACTACAGCAGCTCAGACGCGGGTCAGGAGTCATCTGTGAGCAGCACGTCTGATACCCGGCCCACCTCGAGGAACAGTTCAACCC GGGAATATGATCATGAGGACTTAGACCTTGTAAGGAAAGCATTGAGGCGAGCAGAAGCACGGCCTAAAAGCCTGGCTAAAAGTGTGGAGGACATCACAGCATCCTTATCACCAC GACAAGAACGAAGGCAAGACCCAACTGATGAATCCAGACGCATTAGTGACG TTTCATCCATCCCATCGTATTCTTCATCCTTATATTCGGATCTAGAGCAACTGAAGAAGATGAGCAAATCAGTTCCTTCATTCTTACAAGAGGAG gACCTTGGCAGAGACAGTGACTCCATCTACGAGGACAGTGACCTCCATGGAAGACTAACGATGAGCAGCTCTTTGAGTAACCTCACCAGCTCCTCTGGCATGGCGACTTCGTCTTCT CTGAGTGGAAGTGTGATGACCATGTACAGCGGGGACTTTGGGAATGTGGACGTTCAGGGAAACATCCAGTTTTCCATCAACTACATCCATAAGCTCAGAGAGTTTCACATCTTTGTGGCTGAGCTCCACGACCTGGCTGCTGTCGACCCAAAGCGGGGCCGTTCAGACCC ATACGTCAAAAGCTACCTGGTTCCTGACAAAGCTAATCTGGGGAAGAGGAAAACATCTGTCAAAAAGAAGACACTGAATCCAACTTTCAACGAGATCCTCAGA TATCGTGTTCGCATGGAGTACCTTCGAACCCAGACGCTCATTCTCTCAGTTTGGCATCACGACACCTTTGGCAGGAACAGTTTCCTGGGCGAGGTAGACGTGGACCTCTCTAAGTGGGACTTTGACCACACCCAGATGAACTACTTAGCCCTGAAAGCaagg ACCGCACCCACTCTAGAGCCATCACATGGTCGAGGAGAGATGAGACTAGCCCTGCGTTTCTTGCCACAGATCATCCACAGTGAAG GAACGATTAAAGGGCTTCCAAACACAGGAGAGGTTCACATTTGGGTGAAAGAATGCAAGAACCTGCCTCTAATCAGAGCCGCCATCGACCCATATGTTAAGTG CTTTGTGCTGCCAGACACGAGCAGGAGGAGTCGGCAGAAGACGCGTGTGCTGCGGAGGACAGTGGACCCTGCGTTTAACCACACGATGGTGTACGACGGCATCAGAGAGGCTGATCTATTAGAGGCCTGCGTGGAGCTCACTGTCTGGGACCGGGACAGGCTTGCCAGCAATCTGCTGGGCGGCCTAAGGCTTGGCGCTGGAACAG GCAAAAGTTATGGTGCACCGGTGGACTGGATGGACTCAACTCCCTATGAGGCAGCCCTATGGGAGCGCATGATGACCACCCCGAATGAGTGGGTGGAGGACGTACTCCCATTAAGAGTGCTAAGCTCTGCAAAAACTACTTTCAAATAA